Proteins from a genomic interval of Desulfofustis limnaeus:
- the hemW gene encoding radical SAM family heme chaperone HemW, protein MTSLYLHIPFCSRKCCYCSFHSGAHPESLQIRYGQAINREIEQTAVANGQPRLDTLFIGGGTPSVLPAQVLGSILATCRKAFSWCDEAEVSIEVNPETVLGELLQNLRCHGVNRLSMGVQSLNDGELNLLGRTHTAAQGREALVRARQAGFTNINIDLMYGIPGQTVQSWRDTLLRALDMDLEHLSLYQLSVEEGTTFADLLKKGELELPDEEAILEMDEIANQESGMAGYHRYEISNYAKPGKFCRHNLVYWHNEPYVACGAAAVSYTAGNRCLRQPDPALYSDWLESGLSPLIECEHLPVEQAFRETMVMGLRLTAGVSRQRLQGRFGCGVQDIYGNRLDRLISSGLLCFDGERYFLSERGRLLANVVMADLV, encoded by the coding sequence GTGACCAGCCTCTATCTGCATATTCCTTTTTGTTCCCGCAAATGTTGTTATTGCTCGTTTCACTCAGGCGCGCACCCGGAATCCCTCCAGATCCGCTATGGTCAAGCGATCAATCGGGAAATTGAGCAAACAGCCGTTGCCAACGGTCAGCCACGTTTGGACACGCTCTTTATCGGTGGCGGTACACCCAGTGTTCTTCCCGCCCAAGTACTCGGTTCGATCCTAGCCACCTGCAGAAAGGCCTTCTCCTGGTGTGATGAGGCGGAAGTGTCAATTGAAGTGAATCCGGAAACGGTGCTGGGGGAGCTGCTGCAAAACCTAAGATGTCATGGCGTCAATCGACTTTCCATGGGGGTTCAATCCCTGAACGACGGGGAGCTGAATTTACTGGGCCGGACGCATACGGCCGCTCAGGGCAGGGAAGCCCTGGTACGGGCGCGGCAGGCTGGTTTTACCAATATCAACATCGATCTCATGTATGGGATACCTGGGCAGACGGTGCAAAGTTGGCGAGACACCCTGCTCCGGGCGCTCGATATGGACCTTGAGCATCTTTCTCTCTACCAGCTGAGTGTTGAAGAAGGGACGACCTTTGCTGATCTACTAAAAAAAGGTGAGCTGGAGCTGCCGGATGAAGAAGCGATTCTGGAAATGGATGAGATCGCGAACCAAGAGAGTGGCATGGCCGGCTACCATCGCTATGAGATCTCAAATTACGCCAAGCCCGGGAAGTTCTGCCGACACAATCTAGTTTACTGGCACAATGAGCCCTACGTGGCGTGCGGGGCGGCTGCGGTCAGTTACACCGCGGGAAATCGTTGCCTACGCCAGCCCGATCCAGCTCTTTATAGCGATTGGTTGGAAAGCGGCCTTTCGCCGTTGATCGAATGCGAGCACCTTCCGGTAGAGCAGGCTTTTCGGGAGACCATGGTCATGGGGTTGCGTCTTACGGCAGGTGTTTCGCGTCAACGGCTTCAGGGCCGGTTTGGCTGTGGAGTGCAGGACATCTATGGGAACCGGCTCGATCGTCTCATCAGCAGTGGCTTGTTGTGCTTTGATGGCGAGCGCTATTTTCTAAGCGAACGCGGCCGGCTTCTGGCCAATGTGGTTATGGCTGATTTGGTGTGA
- a CDS encoding ParB/RepB/Spo0J family partition protein gives MVAKSLGLGQGVSALFGADHNEERFFECPIEQIVPNRYQPRIRFDERDLEELALSIRENGIIQPLIVSRVSKNEFTLIAGERRLRASKLAGLTTVPVVVQNVGSEDSFLELALIENIQRTDLNPLEEAEAYKKLIDRFGYTQEQTAHKVGKKRSTITNSLRLLLLPDFIREDVISGDLSEGHARSLLRLADNPYVLREVRDQIITKQLSVRQTEQLVKKALRPAKAEQSSNTNDPVNNSDVISDTYCKALATQITNRLQTRVSIHNAGSRGKIEIDYYSLDDLERLVSLLTVDG, from the coding sequence GTGGTAGCTAAATCGCTCGGACTTGGCCAAGGTGTCAGTGCCCTTTTCGGTGCTGATCATAATGAAGAACGATTTTTTGAGTGCCCGATAGAACAAATCGTTCCCAATAGATACCAGCCTCGTATTCGGTTTGATGAGCGAGATTTGGAAGAACTTGCACTTTCAATTAGAGAAAATGGTATCATCCAACCGCTCATTGTGTCTCGCGTTTCCAAAAATGAATTTACCCTGATAGCCGGGGAACGTCGCTTGAGGGCGTCAAAGCTCGCCGGTTTAACAACTGTTCCTGTCGTCGTACAGAATGTCGGTTCGGAAGACTCCTTTCTTGAGCTTGCCCTCATTGAGAACATTCAAAGAACGGACCTCAATCCGCTTGAAGAAGCTGAGGCGTATAAAAAACTTATAGATCGATTTGGCTATACCCAAGAACAGACAGCACATAAAGTTGGCAAGAAAAGGTCGACCATTACCAATTCACTGCGCCTTTTGCTTCTTCCTGATTTTATCAGGGAGGATGTCATTTCCGGAGATCTGAGTGAAGGACACGCTCGTTCACTTCTGAGACTTGCCGACAACCCCTATGTATTGCGAGAGGTGAGAGATCAAATCATCACCAAGCAACTCTCTGTTCGTCAAACAGAACAACTCGTAAAAAAGGCGCTTCGCCCAGCTAAGGCTGAGCAGAGCAGTAACACCAACGATCCGGTAAACAACAGCGATGTCATCTCGGATACTTATTGCAAAGCGTTAGCGACACAAATCACCAACAGGTTGCAAACGAGGGTTTCCATCCACAACGCCGGCAGTAGGGGAAAAATTGAAATCGATTATTACTCTCTCGATGATTTGGAACGACTCGTCAGTCTTCTCACGGTTGATGGTTGA
- the radC gene encoding RadC family protein, producing MDKGQWQQRGAGHRQRLRDRFLDQGLAALSDTEILELLLSFGTPRGDCKQQARELLGRFSSLPGVLDAEADDLLQISGVGPKNCFALRFIKAVADRYLQQRMRGRSYLRSSQAVHDYLLHSMRGLPREVFTVIYLDSSLAILDSEVVAEGTVNVNTVYPREIVRRALSRNAAALIVAHNHPSGAVSPSQQDHHLTRTLYLVCNLMQIRLLDHLIIGDRCFSFADNGLMEEICRWYETVNGQL from the coding sequence ATGGACAAGGGACAATGGCAACAGCGAGGGGCTGGCCATCGACAGCGACTGCGGGACAGGTTTCTCGATCAAGGGCTGGCAGCTTTAAGCGATACGGAGATCCTTGAATTGCTGTTGTCGTTTGGTACCCCGCGAGGGGATTGTAAACAGCAGGCACGAGAATTACTTGGACGATTTTCGTCACTTCCCGGTGTCCTCGATGCTGAAGCAGATGATCTTCTGCAGATTAGCGGGGTTGGACCAAAAAATTGTTTTGCCCTTCGCTTCATCAAGGCTGTGGCCGATCGTTACTTGCAGCAGCGCATGAGGGGTAGATCGTATCTCCGTTCGTCGCAGGCGGTACATGATTATCTGCTCCATTCGATGCGCGGTTTACCCCGTGAAGTTTTTACCGTTATCTATCTGGATTCGTCTCTGGCAATACTTGATTCGGAGGTAGTTGCGGAAGGGACGGTCAATGTCAACACGGTGTATCCCCGGGAGATTGTCCGCAGGGCGTTGTCACGCAACGCTGCGGCGCTGATTGTCGCGCACAATCACCCATCCGGTGCTGTTTCGCCGTCACAGCAGGACCACCATCTGACCCGGACACTCTATCTTGTCTGCAATCTGATGCAGATCAGGTTGCTTGATCACCTCATTATCGGTGATCGTTGTTTCAGTTTTGCGGATAACGGGTTGATGGAGGAAATCTGCAGATGGTACGAAACGGTGAATGGCCAGTTGTAA
- the rdgC gene encoding recombination-associated protein RdgC — MGFLNGSVSFVRFTVVGDLPENPLEYIGRRISAYSFRDIDESTEEYSIGWVSVANMFDASFSYASYQVGDYVVLTLRIDERKVPAAVIKKMVAKEEMRMCQERQLPKLGRAARAEIKESVIRTISAKTVPVPAVYDVCWSLTDATVLFFTTNKKAHALLEDFFKDCFGLLLSQQIPYTLAERLLEDDHLENLPLLKPQLFI; from the coding sequence ATGGGGTTTTTAAATGGTTCGGTTAGTTTTGTTCGGTTTACGGTGGTCGGTGATTTGCCGGAAAATCCGTTGGAATATATAGGACGTCGAATTTCAGCTTATTCCTTTCGTGATATTGACGAGAGTACAGAGGAATATTCGATCGGTTGGGTTTCTGTAGCGAACATGTTTGATGCGTCGTTTTCGTACGCATCGTACCAAGTCGGTGATTATGTGGTCTTAACCCTTCGCATAGACGAGAGAAAGGTTCCTGCGGCGGTTATAAAGAAGATGGTGGCTAAAGAAGAAATGAGAATGTGCCAGGAAAGGCAATTGCCGAAGTTGGGTCGAGCTGCTAGAGCTGAAATTAAAGAAAGTGTTATCAGGACGATTAGCGCCAAAACCGTTCCGGTTCCGGCGGTTTACGATGTGTGCTGGAGTCTCACGGATGCCACGGTTCTGTTTTTTACCACCAACAAAAAAGCACACGCACTCTTAGAAGATTTTTTTAAAGATTGTTTTGGGTTATTGCTTTCGCAGCAGATTCCCTACACCCTGGCAGAAAGATTGCTAGAGGATGACCACTTGGAAAACCTTCCTCTCCTGAAACCGCAATTGTTTATATAG
- a CDS encoding EI24 domain-containing protein, with product MKPSAPHERPGSSNDWIPLVKSFSFLLSKPRLLTWSAGLTVSTILLTWMGFSLSTGLLDSLTTTFLGEAPVRESWLDWLTYSGWFIVKALFLIVSRVISFFIAFLVAYSLCSPFYAILSSAAEKLFLGNAFVDDEGFTLKTMLIDLWEGLKIASCGILVTIFALFLGFIPIFGQLSVIFLYTLYSTLMFIDYPASRRRWSLGAKLSWLRSHLRASIRIGVLPAFVGMIPFFNIFFMALLFPLLTVHATLNFVAVEHRAPPDQA from the coding sequence ATGAAACCATCGGCTCCCCACGAGAGACCGGGGTCATCCAACGATTGGATCCCCCTAGTCAAATCCTTCTCCTTTCTTCTCAGTAAGCCGCGTCTGCTGACCTGGTCGGCCGGGCTGACGGTAAGCACCATTCTGTTGACCTGGATGGGCTTCTCTCTCTCCACCGGTTTGCTCGACTCCCTCACCACCACTTTTTTAGGAGAAGCACCCGTCAGAGAATCCTGGCTCGATTGGCTCACCTACAGCGGCTGGTTTATCGTCAAAGCTTTGTTTTTGATCGTTTCCCGGGTAATTTCCTTTTTTATCGCCTTCCTCGTTGCCTACAGCCTCTGTTCGCCATTTTATGCCATTCTCAGCAGCGCCGCTGAAAAACTGTTCTTGGGTAATGCGTTTGTCGACGATGAGGGCTTTACCCTGAAAACCATGCTCATCGACTTGTGGGAAGGCCTAAAAATAGCTTCATGTGGCATCCTGGTGACGATCTTCGCCCTGTTCCTTGGCTTTATTCCCATTTTCGGCCAGCTGTCGGTTATCTTTCTCTACACCTTGTATTCCACCTTGATGTTCATCGACTACCCGGCTTCACGTCGCCGCTGGAGTCTCGGTGCCAAACTCTCCTGGCTGCGCAGCCACCTGCGCGCCAGCATCAGGATCGGCGTCCTGCCTGCCTTTGTCGGTATGATACCTTTTTTCAATATTTTCTTCATGGCGCTGCTCTTCCCCCTGCTGACCGTGCACGCCACTCTGAACTTCGTCGCCGTTGAACACCGGGCACCGCCTGACCAGGCATGA
- a CDS encoding ParA family protein — protein MNANHAWPQIVAVANQKGGVGKTTTAVNLSCTLALRGKKVLVVDSDPQGNASSGVGIRPGKSDRHLYQVLCGNKQIDEAIFPTETSNLFILPATIDLVAAELELTNEENRETFTKKALSNLGSPFDFVIIDCPPSLGLLTINALTAAHAVLIPMQCEYFAMEGLAQLINTVRSVKKAFNPDLYICGLLLTMFDTRNKLSHQVSSEISRHFGDQVFKTIIPRNVRLSECPSHGQTIVAYDPKSTGAAAYTALASEFLSKQR, from the coding sequence GTGAATGCGAACCACGCCTGGCCCCAAATTGTAGCTGTCGCCAACCAAAAAGGTGGGGTTGGCAAAACGACTACCGCCGTCAATCTTTCCTGTACGCTTGCCCTGAGAGGCAAGAAGGTTCTCGTTGTCGATTCTGATCCACAGGGAAATGCATCAAGTGGTGTCGGTATCCGACCGGGAAAATCAGATCGCCATCTCTATCAGGTCCTTTGCGGGAACAAACAGATTGATGAGGCGATTTTTCCGACAGAAACCTCAAACCTGTTCATCCTTCCGGCAACCATTGACCTCGTAGCGGCCGAACTTGAGTTGACCAACGAAGAAAATCGAGAGACCTTTACCAAAAAGGCTCTTTCAAACCTTGGCTCCCCTTTTGATTTTGTTATCATCGACTGTCCACCATCGCTTGGGCTTTTAACCATCAACGCCCTTACTGCAGCACATGCGGTTCTCATACCCATGCAATGCGAATATTTCGCCATGGAAGGGTTGGCACAACTCATCAACACCGTCCGTTCGGTGAAAAAAGCATTCAATCCAGATCTCTACATCTGTGGGTTGTTGCTGACCATGTTCGACACAAGAAATAAACTCTCTCACCAAGTCTCTTCAGAAATCTCACGCCATTTTGGTGATCAGGTCTTCAAAACCATCATCCCGCGAAATGTTCGTCTAAGTGAGTGCCCAAGCCACGGCCAGACAATCGTTGCCTATGATCCAAAATCAACGGGAGCTGCCGCTTATACTGCTTTAGCTTCAGAATTTCTTTCTAAACAGAGGTAA
- the nadB gene encoding L-aspartate oxidase yields MKCDYLIIGSGIAGLSYALRVAEHGQVVIVTKKTKSDTATNLAQGGIAAVMDSDDSWESHIADTLRSGDGLCDVAVVREVVKAGHDRVLDLINYGVDFVRENDSNRLSLGREGGHSHRRIAHAYDLTGKEIERALLERVNNHNNIILLENYVVLDLLVEKGRSGTEAVCRGAYVLSEDQQVIVFESCFTVLCTGGSGKVYLYTSNPDIATGDGVAIAFRAGAKIANMEFVQFHPTCLYHPQAKNFLISEAVRGEGARLVNGKGISFMEKYDSRGELATRDIVARSIDQELKESGDDCVFLDLRELGVDFIKRRFPTIYARCLSYGIDISKDLLPVVPAAHYQCGGVLVDTWARTSLANLLAIGEVACTGLHGANRLASNSLLEAVVYAERAAQYCLENLYKIRGKTVEAEFHSYDSLPHKVMGEEILISHNWDIIRRIMWNYVGIVRSEKRLSLAKKRLTEILSEIEDHYVTHRVSKNMVELRNIGHVAHLIVESARLRKESRGLHFCVDFPEKKETYRHWTVLTRKDKGKPWDMISTQTRFSTE; encoded by the coding sequence GTGAAATGTGACTATTTGATAATTGGCAGTGGCATTGCGGGATTGTCTTACGCCTTAAGGGTTGCTGAACATGGACAGGTGGTGATTGTAACGAAGAAGACGAAGAGTGATACGGCGACGAACCTTGCTCAAGGGGGTATCGCCGCAGTCATGGATAGCGATGATAGTTGGGAATCACATATAGCGGACACGTTACGTTCCGGTGATGGCTTGTGTGACGTTGCGGTTGTGAGGGAGGTGGTCAAGGCAGGACATGACCGAGTACTTGATCTTATTAATTATGGTGTTGATTTTGTAAGAGAAAACGATAGCAACCGGTTGAGTCTTGGGCGTGAAGGAGGGCATAGTCACCGAAGAATTGCCCATGCGTATGATTTGACGGGAAAAGAGATTGAGCGGGCGCTGTTGGAGCGGGTGAACAACCATAACAATATAATATTGTTGGAAAACTATGTTGTGTTGGACCTGTTGGTCGAGAAAGGGCGAAGCGGAACAGAAGCGGTTTGTCGAGGCGCCTATGTGTTGTCAGAGGATCAGCAGGTTATCGTGTTCGAATCGTGTTTTACCGTTTTGTGCACTGGTGGGTCGGGAAAAGTTTATCTGTATACCAGTAACCCTGATATCGCAACCGGTGATGGGGTTGCCATAGCCTTTCGAGCGGGTGCTAAAATCGCGAATATGGAATTTGTGCAATTCCATCCAACCTGTTTGTATCACCCTCAGGCAAAGAATTTTCTTATTTCGGAGGCTGTTCGCGGGGAAGGAGCGCGTCTTGTCAATGGTAAGGGAATCTCTTTCATGGAAAAATATGATAGTCGTGGCGAATTAGCCACGAGAGACATTGTCGCGCGTTCTATTGACCAGGAACTAAAAGAGAGCGGTGACGATTGTGTGTTTCTTGATTTAAGGGAATTAGGCGTGGATTTTATTAAACGACGATTTCCTACCATTTATGCGAGATGTTTAAGCTATGGAATTGACATCAGTAAGGATTTGCTCCCGGTTGTGCCGGCTGCTCATTACCAATGTGGCGGGGTGTTGGTGGACACCTGGGCGAGAACATCTCTCGCGAATCTCTTGGCGATTGGAGAGGTTGCATGCACGGGGCTTCATGGCGCTAACCGGTTGGCCTCCAATTCTTTGTTGGAGGCGGTGGTTTATGCGGAACGGGCGGCGCAGTATTGTCTAGAAAATCTTTATAAGATCCGTGGAAAGACGGTTGAAGCTGAATTCCATTCATATGATTCATTGCCCCATAAAGTCATGGGTGAGGAAATTTTGATCAGTCATAATTGGGATATCATTCGCAGAATCATGTGGAATTATGTGGGCATCGTAAGAAGTGAAAAGCGCTTGAGCTTGGCAAAGAAGCGGTTGACAGAAATTTTGAGCGAAATTGAGGACCACTATGTCACTCATCGGGTGAGTAAGAACATGGTCGAACTCAGAAATATCGGACATGTGGCACATCTTATTGTGGAATCGGCACGATTGAGAAAGGAGTCGCGAGGGTTGCATTTCTGTGTGGATTTTCCGGAAAAGAAAGAGACCTACCGTCATTGGACCGTTTTGACACGTAAAGATAAAGGAAAACCGTGGGATATGATTTCCACACAAACAAGGTTTTCAACGGAGTAG
- the radA gene encoding DNA repair protein RadA — protein MAITPKRGHAKMAFVCRECGHQSGRWLGRCPGCGQWECMVEEEVVGAGRSRSHEYVEPQPLTMAPDGDHQRIVIGVSELDRVLGGGIVPGSVILIGGDPGIGKSTLLLQLLSALAARGHQVLYVSGEESAHQIKSRAKRLSAVHERHLLATETAVERIAAMTTAIRPMVVAIDSIQTLTCADYPSSPGSVTQVRESASYLLDLAKKENIPMILVGHVTKEGTLAGPRVLEHMVDTVLYFEGDRSHAFRILRTVKNRFGSTNEIGVFSMKEEGLVPVANPSELFLAERPLDVAGSVVLATMEGTRPILVEVQALVSPTNLGTARRTAAGADPKRLALLCAVLEKKAGLDFYGHDIFLNIAGGMQIDEPALDLGVIGALASSLLERPVAADTVLAGEIGLAGEIRAVGHMEQRVAEAERLGFKHFIMPKTNADRLAAGSTNIRVMGVATVDEFLKVIASSL, from the coding sequence ATGGCGATTACGCCTAAGAGAGGGCACGCAAAGATGGCCTTTGTCTGTCGGGAATGCGGCCATCAAAGTGGACGTTGGTTGGGCCGCTGCCCTGGCTGCGGCCAGTGGGAGTGCATGGTCGAGGAGGAGGTCGTTGGTGCCGGTCGTAGCCGAAGCCATGAATATGTGGAGCCGCAGCCGCTGACCATGGCACCGGACGGGGATCACCAACGCATCGTCATCGGCGTGAGCGAGCTTGACCGGGTACTCGGCGGCGGGATCGTGCCTGGGTCGGTTATTTTGATCGGAGGCGATCCCGGCATCGGCAAATCAACCCTGCTGCTGCAGTTGTTGTCGGCGCTGGCCGCTCGGGGGCACCAGGTACTCTACGTCTCCGGTGAGGAATCGGCACATCAGATCAAGTCGCGAGCGAAACGGTTGTCTGCCGTTCATGAGAGGCACCTGTTGGCGACCGAAACGGCCGTGGAACGCATCGCGGCCATGACCACCGCCATCAGGCCGATGGTGGTCGCGATTGATTCGATCCAAACGCTGACCTGTGCCGATTACCCATCATCGCCGGGCTCGGTGACCCAGGTCCGTGAATCCGCCTCGTATCTCCTTGATTTGGCCAAGAAGGAAAATATCCCGATGATCCTGGTCGGGCATGTGACCAAGGAGGGAACCCTGGCTGGCCCGCGAGTCCTCGAGCATATGGTCGATACGGTGCTGTATTTCGAGGGCGATCGAAGTCACGCATTTCGTATTCTCCGCACGGTAAAAAACCGTTTCGGCTCGACCAACGAGATCGGGGTTTTCTCGATGAAGGAGGAAGGCCTGGTCCCAGTGGCCAATCCATCGGAGCTGTTTCTCGCCGAACGGCCGCTGGATGTTGCCGGTTCGGTAGTGCTGGCGACGATGGAAGGGACACGACCGATTCTCGTGGAAGTGCAAGCTCTGGTAAGCCCAACCAACCTGGGGACGGCGAGGAGGACGGCGGCGGGAGCCGATCCGAAACGGTTGGCGCTGCTCTGTGCCGTCTTGGAAAAAAAGGCTGGCCTGGATTTTTACGGCCACGATATCTTTTTGAATATTGCCGGTGGCATGCAGATCGACGAACCGGCGCTCGACCTCGGGGTTATCGGCGCGCTCGCCTCGAGCCTCCTGGAGCGGCCGGTGGCTGCCGACACGGTCCTCGCCGGAGAAATCGGCCTGGCTGGAGAGATTCGTGCGGTCGGGCACATGGAACAGCGGGTTGCCGAAGCTGAGCGGCTTGGCTTCAAACACTTTATCATGCCCAAGACCAATGCCGACCGGTTGGCAGCGGGTTCGACGAATATACGCGTCATGGGGGTTGCAACGGTGGACGAATTCCTTAAGGTAATAGCGAGTTCCCTTTAA
- the gatB gene encoding Asp-tRNA(Asn)/Glu-tRNA(Gln) amidotransferase subunit GatB: MDFETVIGLEIHAQLKTESKIFCGCSTRFGEPPNTQTCPTCLGLPGTLPVLNRRVVDFAIRVGLATNAEIKAVSQFARKNYFYPDLPKGYQTSQFDKPIIERGSVEIEVEGEKKTVGITRIHMEEDAGKLIHDEREPYSYVDLNRTGTPLLEIVSEPDMRSPEEAVAYLKKIHAILRYLDVCDGNMQEGSFRCDANISLRPRGERAFGTRTELKNMNSFRNVQAALEFEVRRQRDILLEGDKVIQETLLWNPDTGRTEPMRGKEDAHDYRYFPCPDLVPVVIAPEWVQAVRQSMPELPDERRTRFMTQFTLNEVDASLLIEDKDLADYYEKTVARCGNAKRAANWIMTELLRELKGGSVASCKVTADQLGDLLLLIESGTISGKIAKSVFTEMMARGGDAKQIVTEQNLVQVSDEDELLTVIRTILQEHTGQVEEYRGGKQKVFGFFVGQVMRQTKGKANPQLVNEILARELSG; the protein is encoded by the coding sequence ATGGACTTTGAAACGGTCATTGGCTTGGAAATCCATGCACAATTAAAAACCGAGAGCAAAATTTTTTGTGGTTGTAGCACCCGTTTTGGCGAACCGCCAAACACCCAGACCTGTCCAACTTGTCTCGGGTTGCCGGGAACCTTGCCGGTTCTCAACAGAAGAGTTGTTGATTTCGCCATTCGGGTGGGGTTGGCCACCAATGCTGAGATTAAAGCCGTCAGTCAATTTGCTAGAAAAAACTATTTTTATCCAGATTTGCCGAAAGGTTACCAGACATCTCAATTTGACAAACCGATCATAGAGCGAGGTTCGGTGGAGATTGAGGTGGAGGGAGAAAAAAAGACCGTCGGGATCACCCGAATTCATATGGAAGAAGACGCCGGTAAACTCATCCATGATGAACGGGAACCATATTCTTATGTTGATTTGAACCGAACCGGAACACCTCTTTTGGAGATTGTCTCCGAACCGGATATGCGTTCTCCCGAAGAGGCCGTGGCCTACCTGAAAAAGATCCATGCCATACTGCGCTACCTGGATGTCTGTGACGGAAACATGCAAGAGGGCAGCTTTCGTTGCGATGCAAACATATCCTTGCGTCCTCGGGGTGAGCGAGCTTTTGGTACTCGAACTGAATTGAAAAATATGAACTCGTTCCGCAACGTGCAAGCGGCGCTGGAATTCGAGGTGCGGCGTCAGCGCGACATTTTGTTGGAGGGCGACAAGGTTATACAAGAAACACTGTTATGGAACCCCGATACGGGGCGTACCGAACCTATGCGTGGGAAAGAGGATGCGCATGATTATCGGTATTTTCCTTGTCCGGATCTGGTGCCGGTGGTCATTGCTCCGGAGTGGGTGCAAGCGGTTCGCCAGTCCATGCCGGAACTGCCGGATGAGAGAAGGACTCGGTTCATGACGCAATTCACCCTTAACGAGGTGGATGCCTCACTGCTCATCGAGGATAAAGATCTGGCAGATTACTATGAGAAAACCGTAGCTCGTTGCGGGAATGCCAAGCGAGCTGCCAACTGGATCATGACTGAGTTGTTGCGAGAACTAAAAGGCGGATCCGTTGCATCGTGCAAGGTAACCGCAGACCAACTCGGAGATCTGCTCCTCTTGATAGAATCCGGCACCATCAGCGGTAAAATTGCCAAGTCGGTTTTTACGGAGATGATGGCACGTGGAGGAGATGCAAAACAGATCGTGACCGAGCAAAATCTGGTGCAGGTATCAGATGAGGATGAGTTATTGACGGTCATTCGTACTATTTTGCAGGAGCACACCGGTCAAGTGGAAGAGTATCGGGGCGGCAAACAGAAGGTGTTCGGCTTCTTCGTTGGCCAGGTCATGCGTCAGACCAAGGGAAAGGCGAATCCGCAACTGGTGAACGAGATACTCGCCAGGGAACTGAGTGGCTAA